Proteins encoded by one window of Passer domesticus isolate bPasDom1 chromosome 10, bPasDom1.hap1, whole genome shotgun sequence:
- the CFAP65 gene encoding cilia- and flagella-associated protein 65 isoform X1 has product MLAQMHDEFRNSDSFRKGGYGRKVSAREAKKKKVVFCGIEVPETLSWHDWELGRETIKHLTLRNVHGKTQKLSYRAPSTPFFFTVFPQPITLSPGMSVSLPVVFRPSEKRDYEDNILLKKAEGEFSVTLHAMLPRFCLSVPAAVQLPVCAVHSATEAAFPVCNVGDLASIFTWETSSPFSVDPDRGTLNPGAVCMVKVIFQPKVAGVHYAAATCWFGGEVKQKRTIMLKALAKYPCLCVNVTGKKSEDVQSEKFQDVLCFGSVPVGTTVEKSVEIFNMSVVEAPCEIKRAEEPLRGYVFSCDVSHDVVPAKGKLVLWIRFQPQVVGEHSTDYFTITSAGCHLKTVLKVVGSCKGPSVSLHQHSVDFDWISLGESLMRTLKISNTSDVPAYYQFDIDCKGSVFSLDRPCGVLEGGTTLTLKVTFRPAHPMSYHRRVACLVHHQEPLYVDFFGTCHSDTAKPATLHKRHLSWYRTNMVRGLTFYPPDILGEMLKDGKLQMDEKGALMLPPEISEDQPPKEYFEPNAMAEYFFDGVSSELALFPAHVSVSPREYDFGCCMPLHKAKSLSLCVTNHTKGSIIVAWTPSDGSAFQVRPEICDMLPLKSSTFHVFFRPTQVSSLYAAELEGFAVYKVMRHYNNIENDATICPSWCLTVRLRAHTYEAKQEHMIPQYILDIPKSFPPVVCDNDTHCSMLLSNTSTSLITFSVNQTACPSVLVKPSLGHVIPGGHQIFFLSTHPVNTVLQQHVLPLELNSYPAYTKEIVLQSCGQSLLLLLEGDGILYFKPLHIGTSSTRMYTIKNCTRLPIDFTWKIQQSDSKILSVSPTAGVLQPYETMAQAWTFTPEKGTKYVLRARVFVKWKSPEPVSPKDVHYVLRVIGEGALGMIRAQNQYVDLGNVLVGDQKSYSIVLLNDGICTLNYILIVEQLFTGPHDPEEVCSDLLALELEHSRGTIPARSKAFVRVKVRPARRLRYTWRIRYDNCTPRAAGLAKSKEKKQFLCCIAVTGVYPTLCITDACTIGTARGNSKMHIWKLFSLDTLNEYLARDPTPGELTYKVPTRHSTCLIPPVYTPLLLDFDFGSAPVGSKPTVVMLLLENKGVVPVDWAFLFPSDQKMDIERWAEDVDFTPQELHQMRIQDNQLFSVSPKSGTLLPGQEKSVRLSHRHDFIGTDRLPVLLKISYGHEILLTFSGVTVEHNQRYVHFASTKHVFAPIAVGRSQPPTQIYKLYNGGSMPVTFEVQLDNIVKIQEKNFQHPVFACLTPRGEIPPGESGHIGWIFSPLEAKTYTVDVLIQILEGDSTQITFQGVGYNPNIVEEAATSRQFFCSALIPGSAKLTMPGQAATLSHHRICLGNIPDCTKACRLVFLNNISKTKAVVFTWQMNCKEMVLEIVPESGVAQPGESIPCFITLQPTRNPYFCRINLVCEVYIQESLVQYERDLREWEKEKERQAVEFTITEKDLEPKKKLTSVVRALKTLHQLSLAQETAASVDKEHSLGKPRQLSRGHETLIC; this is encoded by the exons ATGCTCGCTCAGATGCATGACGAGTTCCGAAACTCTGACTCTTTTCGGAAGGGTGGCTATGGCAGGAAG GTGTCTGCAAGAGAGgcaaagaagaagaaagttGTGTTCTGTGGCATTGAGGTGCCTGAAACACTCAGTTGGCATGACTGGGAACTTGGAAGAGAGACGATCAAACACCTGACCTTGAGAAATGTTCATGGGAAAACTCAGAAGCTGAGTTACAG AGCTCCCTCCACGCCGTTCTTCTTCACTGTTTTCCCACAGCCGATTACTCTGAGCCCTGGTATGTCTGTGAGTCTGCCCGTCGTTTTCCGGCCCAGTGAAAAG AGGGATTATGAAGACAACATCCTCTTAAAGAAAGCTGAGGGTGAGTTCTCTGTCACCCTGCATGCTATGCTTCCACGCTTCTGTCTGTCCGTCCCGGCCGCTGTCCAGTTGCCTGTCTGTGCTGTCCACAGTGCTACGGAGGCGGCGTTTCCTGTGTGCAACGTTGG TGATCTCGCTAGCATCTTTACCTGGGAGACATCAAGTCCTTTCTCCGTGGATCCTGACCGTGGCACACTGAACCCAGGTGCTGTGTGCATGGTCAAGGTGATCTTCCAGCCCAAGGTGGCTGGGGTGCATTATGCAGCAGCAACATGCTGGTTTGGAGGTGAAGTGAAACAAAAGAGGACAATCATGCTAAAAGCCCTCG CCAAATACCCCTGCCTGTGTGTGAACGTGACAGGAAAGAAGTCAGAAGACGTACAGTCTGAAAAGTTTCAAGATGTCCTGTGTTTTGGATCAGTACCAGTGGGGACAACTGTGGAGAAGTCTGTGGAAATCTTCAACATGTCTGTG GTTGAGGCACCATGTGAAATAAAACGAGCAGAAGAACCTCTTCGTGGTTATGTTTTCTCCTGTGATGTGTCCCATGATGTTGTCCCTGCCAAAGGGAAGCTGGTCTTGTGGATACGGTTTCAGCCCCAAGTCGTAGGAGAGCACAGTACTGACTATTTCACTATCACATCTGCTGGATGCCACTTGAAGACTGTTCTGAAAGTGGTTGGCTCATGTAAAG GTCCTTCCGTGTCCCTGCACCAGCATTCTGTGGACTTTGACTGGATCAGTCTTGGAGAAAGTTTGATGCGGACACTGAAAATCAGCAACACGTCAGATGTGCCGGCCTATTATCAGTTTGATATTGATTGCAAAGGGAGCGTCTTCTCCTTGGATCGGCCCTGCGGAGTCTTGGAGGGAGGAACAACACTGACACTGAAGGTGACCTTTCGACCTGCTCACCCGATGAGCTACCACCGCAGAGTGGCGTGCCTGGTCCACCACCAG GAGCCCCTGTATGTGGACTTTTTTGGTACCTGCCATTCAGACACAGCTAAGCCAGCCACCCTTCACAAAAGACACCTCTCCTGGTACCGAACTAACATGGTGAGGGGACTGACCTTCTACCCCCCTGATATCCTGGGTGAAATGCTGAAGGATGGGAAGTTGCAGATGGATGAAAAGGGAGCCCTCATGCTGCCCCCTGAG ATTTCTGAGGACCAGCCGCCCAAGGAATACTTTGAACCCAATGCCATGGCTGAGTATTTCTTCGATGGTGTAAGCAGCGAGCTGGCCTTGTTTCCTGCTCATGTTAGTGTCAGCCCCAGGGAGTATGATTTTGGATGCTGCATGCCACTGCACAAGGCAaaatctctttctctctgtgtgACCAACCACACCAAAGGAAGTATCATTGTTGCCTGGACTCCAAGTGATGGCAGTGCCTTCCAAGTGCGCCCTGAAATCTGTGACATGCTACCACTGAAGTCTTCAACTTTCCATGTATTTTTCAGGCCTACTCAGGTCAGCAGTCTTtatgcagcagagctggaaggtTTTGCTGTTTATAAG GTGATGAGACACTACAACAACATTGAGAATGATGCCACCATCTGTCCGTCGTGGTGCCTGACTGTGAGGCTGAGGGCACACACATATGAAGCAAAACAGGAGCACATGATTCCACAGTACATCCTGGATATTCCCAAA AGTTTTCCTCCTGTGGTTTGTGACAATGATACCCACTGCAGTATGCTGTTGTCCAACACGAGCACCTCTTTGATAACCTTCAGTGTGAACCAAACTGCCTGTCCCTCTGTTTTGGTCAAGCCCAGCTTAGGACACGTCATTCCAGGAGGCCACCAGATCTTCTTTCTCTCCACTCACCCAGTTAACACAGTCTTGCAGCAGCATGTCCTGCCTTTGGAGCTGAACTCTTATCCTGCATACACCAAG GAGATTGTTCTCcagagttgtggccagtccctTCTTTTGCTCTTAGAAGGTGATGGAATTCTCTACTTCAAGCCTCTCCATATAGGGACCTCCTCTACACGAATGTACACCATTAAAAACTGCACAAGGCTACCCATAGATTTCACATGGAAGATCCAACAGTCAGACAGTAAGATCCTGTCTGTTAGCCCCACTGCAGGGGTCCTCCAGCCCTATGAAACCATG GCTCAGGCATGGACTTTTACTCCTGAGAAGGGCACCAAGTACGTGCTGCGAGCTAGGGTGTTTGTGAAGTGGAAAAGCCCAGAGCCTGTGTCTCCCAAAGATGTCCATTATGTCTTACGGGTCATTGGAGAAGGGGCACTGGGCATGATCAGG GCACAAAACCAGTATGTGGACCTTGGAAATGTTCTAGTTGGTGATCAAAAAAGCTACAGCATTGTACTGCTAAATGATGGGATCTGTACTCTGAATTACATCCTCATTGTGGAGCAACTCTTCACAGGGCCCCATGACCCTGAGGAGGTCTGCAGCGATCTACTGG CTCTAGAGCTGGAACACTCCAGGGGAACAATTCCTGCAAGATCAAAAGCTTTTGTACGAGTAAAAGTAAGGCCAGCCCGTCGGCTGCGTTACACCTGGAGAATCAGATATGATAATTGCACACCCAGAG CTGCAGGTCTTGCAAAGTCAAAAGAGAAGAAGCAGTTCCTCTGCTGCATTGCAGTAACAGGCGTGTACCCAACCTTGTGCATCACAGACGCTTGTACAATAGGGACGGCCCGTGGAAACAGCAAGATGCACATCTGGAAGCTCTTCTCCTTGGACACACTGAATGAATACTTGGCGCGAGACCCAACTCCTGGCGAGCTCACCTACAAAGTCCCCACAAGGCACAG CACATGCTTGATCCCTCCAGTGTATACCCCTCTCCTGCTGGATTTTGACTTTGGGTCTGCCCCAGTAGGCTCAAAGCCTACCGTTGTGATGCTTCTGCTGGAGAACAAGGGTGTGGTACCTGTGGACTG GGCCTTCTTGTTTCCTTCTGATCAGAAGATGGACATAGAGCGCTGGGCAGAAGATGTTGACTTTaccccccaggagctgcaccaGATGAGAATTCAGGATAACCAGCTCTTCAGTGTTTCCCCAAAGTCAGGAACACTTCTTCCAGGGCAGGAGAAATCTGTCCGGCTTTCACACAG acatgatttcattggcactGATCGCCTCCCTGTCCTGCTGAAGATTTCTTATGGCCATGAGATTCTG CTGACCTTCAGCGGGGTGACAGTGGAACACAACCAGCGGTACGTTCACTTCGCATCCACGAAGCACGTCTTCGCACCCATTGCTGTGGGACGCTCCCAGCCCCCCACACAG ATTTATAAACTCTACAATGGTGGCTCCATGCCCGTGACGTTTGAGGTTCAGCTGGACAACATTGTGAAGATACAGGAGAAGAATTTTCAGCATCCTGTGTTTGCCTGCCTAACTCCTAGAGGAGAAATCCCCCCTGGTGAATCAGGGCACATTGGGTGGATCTTCTCACCACTGGAAGCTAAAACATACACA GTTGATGTTCTCATCCAAATCCTGGAGGGTGACTCGACCCAGATTACTTTCCAGGGAGTAGGCTACAATCCAAATATTGTAGAAGAGGCTGCCACATCCAGACAATTTTTTTGTTCTGCACTCATTCCAGGTTCTGCCAAGCTAACTATGCCTGGGCAG gcagccacCTTGTCCCATCACAGGATTTGCCTTGGAAATATCCCAGACTGCACCAAAGCATGTCGACTTGTCTTTCTCAACAACATCTCGAAGACCAAGGCAGTGGTGTTTACCTGGCAGATGAACTGTAAGGAAATG